In Paenibacillus guangzhouensis, a single window of DNA contains:
- a CDS encoding NUDIX domain-containing protein → MKVSVGVQAVIIKNNKILTIKKKDDDGDVSYILPGGKQEFGETIEQAVCREVFEEVGITVNVDELLFLREFIGANHENAEANKNIHIVSPIFLCSIQSENDIPLTPPNPDPDQIGIEWVVVDQLEKLRFYPKQLAPQLLRIASGNKPSLCYVGDIN, encoded by the coding sequence ATGAAGGTTAGCGTGGGTGTTCAAGCTGTCATTATAAAAAATAATAAGATTTTAACTATCAAAAAAAAGGATGATGACGGGGATGTATCTTACATCCTTCCAGGTGGCAAACAAGAGTTTGGAGAAACAATAGAGCAAGCTGTGTGCCGAGAAGTATTCGAAGAGGTTGGTATAACAGTCAACGTTGACGAGTTATTATTCCTTAGAGAGTTTATTGGAGCCAATCATGAGAATGCAGAAGCTAATAAAAATATACACATAGTCAGCCCTATTTTTCTATGCAGTATACAGTCCGAGAATGATATACCTCTAACTCCCCCAAATCCAGATCCAGACCAGATCGGGATAGAATGGGTTGTGGTTGATCAATTAGAAAAATTACGGTTTTATCCAAAGCAGTTAGCCCCTCAATTACTTAGAATCGCCAGCGGAAATAAACCAAGTCTTTGCTATGTTGGCGATATAAACTAA
- a CDS encoding dihydrofolate reductase family protein, translated as MKRKIILDLAVTLDGFIEGKHGEVDWCIMDSEMGFNHFLNQIDTILYGRKSYDLWGQFTPELEHADSEREFWELVHSKEKFVFSRTKKGTDNKAIFINDSILEKVNELKNKPGKDIWLYGGASLITTFINLGLVDEFRLSVHPVVLGEGKPLFVDIKQRLNLKIVNTKTFSSGVVQLIYHLDGN; from the coding sequence ATGAAGCGAAAAATAATTTTAGATTTAGCTGTTACTTTAGATGGGTTTATTGAAGGAAAACATGGTGAAGTTGATTGGTGCATTATGGACTCTGAGATGGGGTTTAATCATTTTCTAAATCAAATTGATACCATTTTGTATGGAAGAAAAAGCTATGATTTATGGGGACAATTTACTCCGGAACTTGAACATGCTGATTCTGAAAGAGAATTCTGGGAATTGGTTCATAGTAAAGAGAAATTTGTGTTTTCCAGGACGAAAAAGGGGACGGATAATAAAGCAATATTCATAAATGATAGTATTCTTGAAAAAGTAAATGAATTAAAGAATAAGCCTGGTAAAGACATCTGGCTATATGGTGGAGCAAGTCTTATTACAACTTTTATCAATTTAGGACTTGTTGATGAATTTAGATTATCTGTTCACCCTGTTGTTTTGGGAGAAGGAAAACCGCTGTTTGTGGATATAAAACAGAGATTGAATTTAAAAATCGTTAATACAAAAACGTTCTCCTCAGGTGTGGTACAACTAATTTATCATTTAGATGGGAACTAA
- a CDS encoding ATP-binding cassette domain-containing protein yields MKANDIVIEGARENNLKNVNVRIPKQKITIFTGVSGSGKSSLVFDTISAEAQRQLNETFSAFIRNRLPRFSQPDTDRIENLSTAVVIDQKKLGGNSRSTVGTITDIYAMLRLLFSRIGKPFAGNSHVFSFNDPAGMCPECSGVGQVVQFDVDKLLDRSKSLNEGAILFPVFKVGSWYLNTYIHSGLFDNDKRLADFAPTEWDTLLHGKESKIVYRTKGGDIKSDYEGLLPKLTRLYLKRDSSEMSDAKRETLNHFLTYSECDLCGGSRLNQAALGCRINGYNIAQCAAMEIGELIPMIEAIQDPVAGPMIDGILTRLNHLVSTGLEYLSLDRQTATLSGGESQRIKMVRHLSSSLTDMIYIFDEPSVGLHPRDVHRLNGMLGQLRDKGNTVLVVEHDREVMEIADYIIDVGPHAGSSGGEIVYEGDFAGLLRADTLTGQYLKQSLPLKTSSRVPKGWMTVAGASLHNLKDVTVDIPVGVLTVVTGVAGSGKSTLINGAFLPSHPEAIVINQSAVGISIRSNPATYTGMMDEIRRLFATANKVSTSLFSFNSKGACSNCQGLGVIYTDLAFLEPIRTTCEICAGRRFSDEVLEYRLNGKSISDVLAMTVREASEFFSGKELLRQLQTLGDVGLGYVTLGQPLSTLSGGECQRIKLAGELHKEGSLYVMDEPTTGLHMSDISRLMDITNRLVDRGNTVVVIEHNLDVIKSADWIIDMGPEGGHQGGRIVFEGTPVQLVAAEHSITGVYLRKAEIGKGASF; encoded by the coding sequence ATGAAAGCCAATGATATCGTAATTGAAGGAGCACGCGAGAATAACCTTAAGAACGTGAATGTCCGCATCCCGAAGCAAAAAATCACGATCTTCACCGGCGTCTCGGGCTCGGGCAAATCTTCCCTGGTTTTCGACACCATAAGCGCCGAAGCTCAGCGTCAGCTTAACGAGACGTTTTCCGCATTCATCCGCAATCGGCTGCCCCGGTTTAGTCAGCCGGATACCGATCGCATCGAGAACTTGTCAACGGCGGTTGTGATCGATCAGAAAAAGCTCGGCGGCAACTCACGTTCGACTGTCGGCACGATCACAGATATTTATGCGATGCTCCGGTTGCTGTTCTCCAGAATCGGTAAACCTTTTGCCGGCAATTCACATGTTTTCTCGTTTAACGACCCGGCCGGCATGTGCCCGGAATGTTCCGGAGTTGGACAGGTGGTGCAGTTCGATGTGGATAAGCTGCTTGACAGGTCCAAGTCGCTGAATGAAGGCGCAATCCTGTTCCCCGTATTTAAGGTGGGGAGCTGGTACTTGAATACGTATATCCATTCCGGCTTGTTCGACAACGACAAGCGGCTCGCCGATTTTGCGCCAACAGAATGGGATACCCTCCTCCACGGCAAAGAAAGCAAGATCGTCTACCGAACCAAAGGCGGCGATATCAAATCGGATTATGAAGGTCTGCTGCCCAAGCTCACCCGCCTATATTTGAAGCGAGACAGCAGCGAGATGTCAGATGCCAAACGCGAAACCCTTAATCACTTTCTAACCTATAGCGAGTGCGACCTTTGTGGGGGAAGCCGGCTTAATCAAGCGGCCTTGGGCTGCCGGATTAACGGATACAACATTGCCCAATGCGCGGCGATGGAGATTGGCGAGCTCATACCTATGATTGAAGCCATTCAGGATCCCGTTGCCGGCCCGATGATTGACGGGATTCTGACACGGCTGAATCATTTGGTCTCCACCGGGCTGGAGTATTTGAGTCTGGACCGACAGACTGCAACCTTGTCGGGCGGAGAGTCGCAGCGCATCAAGATGGTCCGTCATCTGAGCAGCAGTCTTACCGACATGATCTACATTTTCGATGAACCGAGTGTTGGGCTGCATCCGCGAGATGTCCATCGTCTGAACGGCATGCTGGGCCAACTCCGGGACAAAGGGAATACTGTCCTCGTCGTCGAACACGACCGCGAAGTCATGGAGATCGCCGATTACATCATCGATGTCGGACCTCATGCGGGATCCAGCGGCGGAGAAATCGTCTACGAAGGCGACTTTGCGGGCTTACTCCGCGCGGATACCTTGACAGGACAATACTTGAAGCAAAGTCTACCCTTGAAAACTTCATCTAGGGTGCCCAAAGGTTGGATGACTGTAGCCGGAGCCAGCCTGCATAATCTGAAGGATGTGACAGTCGATATACCCGTAGGAGTGCTGACCGTGGTAACGGGGGTAGCTGGCTCAGGCAAAAGTACGTTGATTAACGGAGCATTCCTGCCGTCGCATCCGGAAGCAATTGTCATCAACCAGTCGGCCGTGGGCATATCCATCCGCTCCAATCCGGCCACTTATACGGGGATGATGGACGAGATCCGGCGGTTATTCGCAACCGCCAACAAGGTGAGCACATCGTTGTTCAGCTTCAACTCCAAAGGAGCCTGTTCCAACTGTCAGGGTCTCGGGGTGATATACACGGATTTGGCCTTTCTCGAGCCAATAAGGACGACTTGTGAAATTTGCGCGGGCAGGCGGTTCAGCGATGAAGTGCTAGAGTATAGGCTGAACGGGAAATCCATCAGCGACGTCCTCGCCATGACGGTACGGGAAGCTTCAGAGTTCTTCAGCGGGAAGGAGCTGCTCCGTCAATTGCAGACGCTGGGGGATGTGGGACTCGGATACGTGACGCTGGGTCAGCCTCTGAGCACCTTGTCGGGCGGAGAATGCCAACGCATCAAATTGGCCGGGGAACTTCACAAGGAAGGCAGTCTCTATGTAATGGACGAGCCGACAACTGGACTGCATATGTCTGATATCTCTCGTCTGATGGACATTACAAACCGCTTGGTCGACAGGGGCAACACGGTGGTGGTCATTGAACACAACCTGGATGTGATAAAGAGCGCAGACTGGATCATTGACATGGGTCCCGAGGGCGGTCATCAGGGTGGTCGAATTGTATTTGAAGGCACCCCTGTCCAACTCGTCGCTGCCGAGCATTCGATAACGGGGGTGTATTTACGCAAGGCAGAAATCGGCAAAGGAGCCTCTTTCTGA
- a CDS encoding serine hydrolase domain-containing protein encodes MKKMVSVFMTAILIAIPVTPAFAQTNHDTVKEKAQELASKIMSDYGVSGLQYAIMDNGSIVLSDSAGVYDKATKSPITKDTMFGIGSVSKTYVSVATMILADSKKIDIDKPLTTYIKDFKMADERYKEITPRMLMNHSSGIYGSHYANSVLFDDQDAKNHDELLIKLQSEHLKSNPGEFSVYCNNGFQLLELLIERVSGLSYSEFLATYISKPLQLTSTKTQRDSFDRDRLTKTYFSGIDQSLPVENANLLGTGGIYSTAEELSKFAEVLIGNRTDILSEKSAKAMQSHEYRKGVWVSEETNTVNYGLGWDAVRLAPFSDYGITALYKGGDTLMYHAALTTLPEHDISIAVLSSGGSSLYNSMLASNVLLEYARAKGIIKEILPEKTFEAPLKVDMPTDLIAYSGLYGAVGKTVNLEIKNGEIDLPALGNGLLPPQIYIYTGNGQFKNNDGNVTLSFDQPKNGKTYLKLNAYINIPGLGQTVMVMYEYQKLDSNSLNQSTKTVWEDRNGKSYYALDEKITSGMYLTKALVAKNISVDINHGYASGTKIVDKNKAINVMSIPIMKGRDTFDLNFYNVNHAEHLVIDGQSYIREDAIQPIYEGNDSFCSIPVSGQAVWYKIDGKSANRVMNVETPVSGGFAVYDANGMVVNFSKVTNNHSVVLPEGGMIVFGGNKGDRFKINMKNK; translated from the coding sequence ATGAAGAAGATGGTTTCTGTATTCATGACCGCTATACTTATTGCAATACCGGTCACCCCTGCTTTTGCTCAAACGAACCATGATACTGTAAAGGAAAAGGCACAGGAGCTGGCTTCGAAGATCATGTCTGATTATGGTGTAAGTGGATTGCAATATGCAATTATGGATAATGGATCCATTGTTCTATCCGATAGCGCTGGTGTATACGATAAAGCGACCAAAAGTCCGATCACCAAAGACACGATGTTTGGAATTGGCTCGGTAAGTAAAACGTATGTGTCTGTTGCAACGATGATACTAGCTGATTCTAAAAAAATTGATATTGATAAACCGCTAACCACGTATATCAAGGACTTTAAAATGGCAGATGAACGATATAAAGAGATTACGCCACGCATGTTGATGAATCATTCTTCAGGAATTTACGGTAGTCACTATGCGAATAGTGTATTGTTTGATGATCAAGATGCGAAAAATCATGATGAATTATTGATCAAATTACAATCAGAACACTTAAAGTCAAACCCCGGCGAGTTTTCGGTATATTGTAATAATGGTTTTCAGCTGCTTGAACTCTTGATTGAACGAGTGAGCGGTCTAAGTTATAGCGAATTTCTTGCAACTTATATTAGCAAACCTCTTCAATTAACCTCAACCAAAACACAACGTGATTCATTTGATAGAGACAGGCTCACAAAAACTTATTTTTCAGGGATCGACCAGTCTTTACCTGTTGAGAATGCCAATCTCCTTGGGACAGGGGGCATCTACTCCACAGCTGAGGAATTAAGTAAGTTCGCAGAAGTATTAATCGGGAATCGAACAGATATTTTATCTGAGAAGTCAGCAAAGGCCATGCAAAGTCATGAGTATAGAAAAGGGGTGTGGGTTTCTGAAGAGACAAACACCGTTAATTATGGTCTTGGTTGGGATGCCGTCCGTTTAGCACCGTTTAGTGATTACGGAATAACCGCATTATATAAAGGTGGAGATACGTTGATGTATCACGCGGCTTTGACTACCCTACCCGAACATGATATTTCTATAGCTGTGCTGTCATCGGGCGGGAGTTCTTTGTACAATAGTATGCTTGCATCGAATGTTCTATTGGAATATGCAAGAGCCAAGGGCATCATTAAAGAGATCCTACCTGAAAAAACATTTGAAGCTCCATTGAAAGTGGATATGCCAACGGATTTGATTGCTTACTCTGGACTATACGGTGCCGTAGGTAAAACGGTAAATCTAGAGATAAAGAACGGAGAGATTGATCTACCAGCTCTAGGAAATGGATTGCTGCCGCCTCAAATATATATATATACGGGCAATGGACAATTCAAAAACAACGATGGGAATGTAACTCTAAGCTTTGACCAACCGAAGAATGGAAAAACCTATTTAAAGCTTAACGCTTACATCAATATTCCAGGACTCGGTCAGACGGTTATGGTGATGTATGAATATCAAAAGTTAGATTCTAATTCTCTAAATCAGTCAACTAAAACGGTATGGGAAGATAGAAATGGAAAAAGTTACTACGCCTTGGATGAAAAGATAACTTCAGGCATGTATCTTACTAAAGCACTGGTGGCCAAAAATATATCCGTTGATATCAACCATGGATACGCATCCGGTACTAAAATTGTTGATAAGAATAAAGCAATAAACGTAATGAGTATTCCTATTATGAAGGGAAGAGATACTTTTGATTTGAATTTCTATAACGTGAACCATGCAGAGCATTTAGTGATCGATGGACAATCCTATATCAGAGAAGATGCGATTCAACCCATTTATGAAGGGAATGATTCATTCTGCAGCATACCAGTAAGTGGTCAGGCTGTATGGTATAAAATTGATGGAAAATCAGCCAATCGAGTCATGAACGTTGAGACTCCGGTAAGTGGGGGATTTGCCGTTTATGACGCGAATGGAATGGTTGTGAACTTTTCAAAGGTAACGAACAATCATTCGGTAGTCCTACCTGAAGGTGGGATGATCGTTTTTGGTGGTAATAAGGGGGATCGTTTTAAAATTAATATGAAGAATAAATAG
- a CDS encoding sensor histidine kinase, whose protein sequence is MIQNNILIVCSIVLLMGIQVNFFFNSIFDKSAKKQNRFIYFIIFGLLDYLYLVIPVTPILSSFLTLLMIFSFSLSYKVEFKTIFTFSILYAVLISLTNFLSLYLFYTIDSVDFSFDPVNEQDQIANTKAILLGCVIMFAIILIIRLVAKRRSLSLDNRYYVLFLVIPIVSIYQLSILTYKDVYSFISVIGFLFLNVMIVYIFDHIVEKFQFMHENSQLQHQMDYQDANYEKVVHSFKSIKRIIHDTNQQFLYIEECIKRNELSAAMEHIKTTLNKVEGAYHRVNTGNLVIDALVTNTLNIGQANGIRIDTKLNLCSQEVPIDRYDLCVVIGNMLDNAIEASKKLKIAEDRYMLIKIHSTESTLLIHILNHMENEVAHLYSHKPNPEFHGIGLTNIARICDKYGGHMTIETKHNVFHNMVLLPF, encoded by the coding sequence ATGATTCAAAATAATATTCTTATAGTCTGTAGCATTGTACTTCTGATGGGTATTCAAGTTAATTTTTTCTTCAACTCGATTTTCGATAAATCAGCTAAAAAACAAAACCGATTCATTTACTTCATTATCTTTGGGTTGCTCGATTACCTATATTTAGTTATTCCCGTCACTCCTATTTTATCTTCGTTTCTCACCTTGCTAATGATATTTAGTTTTTCGCTATCTTATAAAGTAGAATTTAAAACCATATTCACTTTTTCAATACTTTACGCTGTATTAATATCTCTCACTAATTTTTTATCCCTTTATCTTTTTTATACCATAGATTCAGTTGACTTTAGCTTTGATCCTGTCAATGAACAAGATCAAATAGCCAACACGAAAGCTATTTTACTCGGTTGTGTGATCATGTTTGCGATCATTCTGATCATACGACTAGTTGCAAAACGCAGAAGTTTATCTTTGGATAATCGTTACTACGTATTATTCTTGGTTATTCCTATCGTAAGTATATACCAGCTGAGTATTCTAACTTATAAGGACGTTTATTCTTTCATTTCCGTTATTGGATTTCTTTTCTTAAACGTTATGATTGTCTATATTTTTGATCATATCGTTGAGAAATTTCAATTCATGCATGAGAATTCGCAGTTGCAACATCAGATGGACTATCAGGATGCGAATTATGAAAAAGTCGTTCACAGCTTCAAATCCATTAAAAGAATCATTCACGATACGAATCAACAGTTTCTGTATATTGAAGAGTGTATTAAACGAAATGAGTTATCAGCAGCCATGGAACATATTAAGACGACATTAAATAAAGTCGAGGGAGCCTATCACCGGGTGAATACGGGGAATCTGGTTATCGATGCTCTTGTCACGAATACGCTTAATATTGGACAAGCCAATGGCATAAGAATAGATACGAAGCTTAACTTATGTTCACAAGAAGTCCCTATTGACCGTTATGACTTATGTGTTGTCATTGGAAACATGCTAGATAACGCAATAGAAGCTTCTAAAAAGTTGAAAATCGCAGAAGATAGGTACATGCTTATCAAAATACATTCTACCGAGTCTACCCTTCTCATTCACATCTTGAATCATATGGAGAATGAAGTTGCCCACTTATACAGCCACAAACCAAACCCGGAATTTCATGGTATTGGATTAACAAACATAGCTAGAATCTGCGACAAGTACGGTGGTCATATGACCATTGAGACGAAACATAACGTATTTCATAATATGGTCCTACTGCCATTTTAA
- a CDS encoding LytR/AlgR family response regulator transcription factor — MYRVAICDDEEKQRELVKSILITLSIKTNIEFEIELFGSGEQLVSYYERHDTPFHILIMDIEMAGMNGIQTAHKIRGLNNLDEQIIFLTSYPEYMVESFDVMTFQYLIKPIAPSVLEEKIIRLHQYFQALDKKFMVIKSGYEEVVLKYDELISIEAAKSLTIKSKLHFTTTNQTYESKGTISDYSVALKDCNFLQIHRSIIINLLHVRKFASGVVLMSNGLELPIGRSKIKEVKDVYTKFMIMKVD, encoded by the coding sequence ATGTATAGAGTGGCTATTTGCGATGATGAGGAGAAACAAAGAGAGCTTGTTAAAAGCATCCTGATTACTTTGTCGATAAAGACAAATATAGAATTTGAAATCGAATTATTCGGCTCGGGAGAGCAATTGGTATCCTATTATGAGCGCCATGACACTCCATTCCATATTCTAATTATGGATATTGAAATGGCTGGAATGAACGGGATTCAAACAGCCCATAAGATAAGAGGGCTAAATAACCTGGATGAACAAATTATCTTTCTGACAAGCTACCCCGAATATATGGTGGAAAGTTTTGACGTCATGACATTCCAGTATTTGATAAAACCCATTGCACCCTCGGTCTTGGAAGAGAAAATCATCAGGCTGCACCAGTACTTTCAAGCACTTGATAAAAAGTTTATGGTCATCAAGTCAGGCTATGAAGAAGTCGTATTAAAATATGATGAACTTATTAGTATTGAAGCTGCCAAGAGTTTAACCATAAAAAGCAAACTGCATTTTACGACCACGAACCAAACATATGAAAGCAAAGGCACCATTTCAGATTATTCTGTGGCCTTAAAAGACTGTAACTTCTTGCAAATCCATCGTTCCATCATTATTAACTTGCTTCATGTGAGGAAGTTTGCTAGCGGAGTTGTTCTAATGTCCAATGGGTTGGAATTACCCATAGGCCGTTCTAAAATTAAAGAGGTTAAAGATGTTTACACCAAATTTATGATTATGAAGGTCGATTGA